The Sediminicola sp. YIK13 genomic sequence ACGGGGTTATACGCTGCTTTCGTAATTGCGTTGATTACCTCTATTTTGGGAGGTAGACCTGGTATGATCTCTGGAGCTACCGGAGCTGTTGCAGTAATTTTTGTGGGTCTTATCCTAGAATTAAAAGATAATTTTCCAGGTATAACCCCTGAAACGATATTGCATTATGTATTCGCCACCGTTATAATAGCTGGATTACTGCAGATTACGGCCGGGGTGTTGAAATTGGGGAAGTTCATCAGACTGGTACCCCATCCCGTGATGTTCGGATTTGTAAACGGTCTGGCCATAATAATTTTCATGGCCCAGTTCCCCAACTTTTATGAAAAGGGAACAACGGATCTATTATCGGGAGCTGCATTTTGGACCATGCTTGGGCTGACCGTTTTAACAATGGTCATTATTTGGGGATTCCCAAAGATCACAAAAGCAATCCCTTCGTCTTTACTGGCAATCATCGTGGTCTCGGCCATTGTATTGGGTTTTGGCATAGATACGCGTACTGTTGCCGATACCATCGCAGTCGGGGAAAGTATTAAAGGTGGGTTCCCTCCCTTATCGATTCCCAATATTCCCTTAACCCTGGAAACGTTTAAAATTATATTCCCTTATGCAGCAATAGTTGCCGGAGTAGGGTTGATAGAAAGTCTTTTGACCTTGAATATCATTGATGAGATTACAGATACACGTGGTAGTGGAAACAAGGAATGTATAGCACAAGGAACGGCAAACATTTTTTCGGGATTCCTTTCAGGAATGGGTGGTTGTGCAATGATAGGCCAAAGTTTAATCAACACCTCTGCAGGTGCACGGGCTCGTTTGTCCGGGATAACAGCAGCCATTATGTTATTGGTGTTTATCATGTTCGGATCGAGTCTAATTGAACGTTTGCCCATGGCGGCGTTGGTTGGACTAATGTTCATGGTAGCTATAGGGACTTTTGAGTGGGCGAGCTTCAAGACGTTTAAAAAAATGCCGACCTCGGACGTTGTGGTCATGGTTTTGGTGACCCTAATAACTGCAGTGACCCATAATTTGGCCATTGCCGTACTTTTAGGTGTTATCATTTCTGCATTGGCCTATTCTTGGGAGAATGCAAAACGTATCAGGGCGCGAAAAAGTATAGATGAAAACGGGGTGAAAGTTTACGAAATATACGGTCCCCTATTTTTTGGATCTACCGCTGCCTTCGCCGAAAAATTTGATATTATTAACGACCCTACTGATATCATCATCGACTTTCAGGAAAGTAGGGTAGCCGATATGTCGGGTATTGAAGCCCTGAACAGGATTACAGAACGCTATGCCAAAGTGGGCAAAAAGGTGCATTTAAAGCATTTGAGCAAGGATTGCAAGCGTTTATTGGCAAATGCAGACGCTATTATTGAGGTAAATGTTTTGGAAGATCCCACTTACAAGGTTTTGGCAGGGAAATAAAAAGACTCTAATTGTGCAATAGGACTTCTATCGTAGTTTTCTCAGTCCTTCGTATACAATTATCCCTACGGCATTGGCCAAATTTAGGCTCCGGATACGTTCGTTATAGATGGGAATTTTAAACAATTGGTCAGCATTGGCCGCCAAAATATCTTTGGATATACCCGTAGACTCTTTGCCAAAGATTAGGAACATATCATCCGAAAAATCTATATCCCAGTGGTCTTTTGTTCCGTGACTGGATAAAAAGGCCATTTTTTTGTGTTTATGTACTTCAAAGAACTCTTCTTTATTCTCATAAATGGTAAGGGAAAGGTATTGCCAATAATCCAGCCCGGCCCTCTTTACCCGTTTGTCATCCAATTCAAATCCAAAGGGCTTTACCAAATGGAGGTGAGATCCTGATGCGAGGCTTAACCTCCCTATATTTCCGGTATTGTTCGGTATTTCTGGTTCTAAAAGAACAATGTTGAACCCCATAGTAATTGTTATAAATAAAAGTGCGCTTATCCCTTGATATGGTTGAGATAAGCGCCTTTAAATTATATTCTAAAATGAAATTATAGCGTGCGAAGATATTCCGCCACGGCCCGTGCCTCTTCCTCTGTGAGATTCTGGTTCATCATTTGCGAATTATTATATTCTTTCAATAGAGCTTTTGCAATAGGGTCTTCTTTGAGCATGCCGTCAGGATTGAGGATCATGTTCATCACCCATTCCGGGCTCCTACGGTCATAAACACCTTTAAGGGCAGGACCGATCATTCGTTGTTCCGCCATATGACAAGCCGTACAAATGGCATTGAATTTTGCTTCACCTTTTGCTGCTAGATCTGCATCAACAGTCGCGTCAAAGGACATGGATTTTATAGGGCCAACACCTTTATTGCTCAAATCAACAGGAACACCTTCATCAGAATCCGCAGCCTTTACTTCTTTCTTGGTGCGGTTCATTTCAAAACCATCTTTCTTTTCTTCTTTCTTTTCGCCACACCCAATGATGAGGGCTCCAAGAGCTAAAATTGTGAGTAATTTTTTCATTTGAGATCTTTGTTTGTTACCACTAAGATAATAAATAGGACCATTAAAGTACCTCTTCCAAGAAAATTGTAGTTCTTTTTTCCGTGTAGGTTATATTATCAGAAGCATAGAATCCTACATGGCCTCCAAATTTT encodes the following:
- a CDS encoding SulP family inorganic anion transporter — its product is MKKYLNLFDFSQKVNYRTEILSGLTVAFALVPEAIAFALIPGFSPLTGLYAAFVIALITSILGGRPGMISGATGAVAVIFVGLILELKDNFPGITPETILHYVFATVIIAGLLQITAGVLKLGKFIRLVPHPVMFGFVNGLAIIIFMAQFPNFYEKGTTDLLSGAAFWTMLGLTVLTMVIIWGFPKITKAIPSSLLAIIVVSAIVLGFGIDTRTVADTIAVGESIKGGFPPLSIPNIPLTLETFKIIFPYAAIVAGVGLIESLLTLNIIDEITDTRGSGNKECIAQGTANIFSGFLSGMGGCAMIGQSLINTSAGARARLSGITAAIMLLVFIMFGSSLIERLPMAALVGLMFMVAIGTFEWASFKTFKKMPTSDVVVMVLVTLITAVTHNLAIAVLLGVIISALAYSWENAKRIRARKSIDENGVKVYEIYGPLFFGSTAAFAEKFDIINDPTDIIIDFQESRVADMSGIEALNRITERYAKVGKKVHLKHLSKDCKRLLANADAIIEVNVLEDPTYKVLAGK
- a CDS encoding tRNA (cytidine(34)-2'-O)-methyltransferase; the protein is MGFNIVLLEPEIPNNTGNIGRLSLASGSHLHLVKPFGFELDDKRVKRAGLDYWQYLSLTIYENKEEFFEVHKHKKMAFLSSHGTKDHWDIDFSDDMFLIFGKESTGISKDILAANADQLFKIPIYNERIRSLNLANAVGIIVYEGLRKLR
- a CDS encoding c-type cytochrome, producing the protein MKKLLTILALGALIIGCGEKKEEKKDGFEMNRTKKEVKAADSDEGVPVDLSNKGVGPIKSMSFDATVDADLAAKGEAKFNAICTACHMAEQRMIGPALKGVYDRRSPEWVMNMILNPDGMLKEDPIAKALLKEYNNSQMMNQNLTEEEARAVAEYLRTL